Proteins encoded by one window of Monoglobus pectinilyticus:
- a CDS encoding helix-turn-helix domain-containing protein gives MAIGERIKFIRNLHGATQKWLGLKLGFSEKTAETRVGQYEIGVRTPKDEMIKDIANIFGVSPQAIKLPDIDNYNALLHTLFAIEDIYGLTVNMLDDELCLTLDRENSSYFPVYDMLRAWNKVARKYRNGVITKEEYDNWRYNYPESKI, from the coding sequence ATGGCTATTGGTGAACGAATAAAATTTATAAGAAACCTGCATGGAGCAACGCAGAAATGGCTTGGATTGAAGCTGGGTTTTAGTGAAAAGACCGCCGAAACTCGTGTGGGACAATATGAAATAGGTGTCAGAACGCCTAAAGATGAAATGATAAAAGATATTGCAAATATTTTCGGCGTATCTCCGCAGGCTATTAAACTCCCGGATATTGATAATTATAACGCTCTGCTGCACACCTTATTTGCAATAGAGGACATATACGGCTTGACCGTTAATATGTTAGATGACGAGCTTTGTCTTACATTAGACAGAGAAAACTCGTCTTATTTTCCTGTGTACGATATGCTTCGTGCGTGGAATAAAGTTGCCCGCAAATACAGGAATGGTGTAATAACAAAAGAGGAATATGATAATTGGCGTTATAACTATCCAGAGAGCAAAATATAA
- a CDS encoding relaxase/mobilization nuclease domain-containing protein, whose product MATTRIWSIKGRLDSVINYVKNPEKTDSAKYTDSELQALEDVIRYAENADKTHQRLYVTGINCSSDIARDQMIMTKKQFDKTDKVLAYHGYQSFPPGEVTPDLAHEVGVELAKRLWGERFQILVTTHLDKDHLHNHFCLNSVSFTDGAKFRGGIKAYNIMRDASDKLCREYGLSVIENPEYGKSKHYAEWKAEKAGLPTMRGQIREEIDEIIKCSYTYKDFWRILQQRGYEVKYGENVKHIALQPSYSQRFVRLKSLGADYTEEKIQERIRMARIGIKSLSSPSVDYNAWAKKYEPQKLHGFKALYYHYLYLFGRIRKKETPQRVSFYLREELTKLERYQKQFKFLCENDIETVEQLAVFRKSAEDDILKLTAERQMLYDKPDGEKDIRDINLQLSELRKKVKLCKDIVEDSKRIQEKHKQAVQLEQQVQGKSQVVYKNYFTR is encoded by the coding sequence ATGGCTACTACAAGAATATGGTCTATAAAAGGCAGGCTGGACAGCGTAATCAATTATGTCAAAAATCCGGAGAAGACAGACAGCGCCAAATATACGGATTCAGAATTACAGGCGCTGGAAGATGTTATCCGCTATGCTGAAAATGCTGATAAAACGCACCAGCGGTTATATGTTACAGGAATCAACTGTTCTTCGGATATTGCCCGTGACCAAATGATTATGACGAAAAAGCAGTTTGATAAAACGGACAAAGTTTTAGCTTATCACGGCTATCAAAGTTTTCCGCCCGGTGAAGTCACGCCGGATTTGGCACATGAGGTCGGCGTGGAATTGGCAAAAAGATTGTGGGGTGAGCGATTTCAGATTTTAGTTACAACGCATCTTGATAAAGATCATTTGCATAATCATTTCTGCCTAAATTCTGTTTCGTTTACCGATGGGGCAAAGTTCAGGGGCGGCATTAAAGCGTATAACATCATGCGTGATGCTTCGGACAAATTGTGCCGGGAGTATGGGCTGTCTGTCATAGAAAATCCGGAATACGGAAAATCCAAGCATTATGCGGAGTGGAAAGCTGAAAAGGCAGGCTTGCCAACGATGCGAGGTCAGATTCGGGAGGAGATCGACGAGATTATAAAATGCTCTTATACTTACAAAGATTTTTGGCGTATATTACAGCAGCGAGGGTATGAGGTTAAGTACGGCGAGAATGTGAAACATATTGCACTACAACCGTCGTATTCACAAAGGTTTGTCAGGTTAAAATCCTTGGGTGCAGATTACACCGAAGAAAAAATTCAAGAGCGTATCAGAATGGCAAGAATCGGCATCAAATCACTTTCGAGTCCATCTGTGGATTATAACGCATGGGCGAAAAAATACGAGCCGCAAAAATTACACGGCTTCAAGGCTTTGTATTATCATTATTTATATCTGTTCGGTCGAATACGCAAAAAGGAAACGCCGCAGAGAGTATCGTTCTATCTGCGGGAGGAACTTACAAAATTGGAACGGTATCAAAAGCAATTTAAATTCCTGTGTGAAAATGATATTGAAACGGTTGAACAACTTGCAGTTTTTCGAAAATCAGCAGAAGATGACATCCTGAAGCTGACCGCCGAACGGCAAATGCTTTATGATAAGCCGGACGGTGAAAAAGACATTAGGGACATTAATCTACAGCTATCCGAGCTACGGAAAAAGGTGAAGTTGTGCAAAGATATAGTTGAGGATTCCAAACGCATACAGGAAAAGCACAAACAAGCCGTACAGCTTGAGCAACAGGTTCAGGGGAAAAGTCAAGTGGTATACAAAAATTATTTTACAAGATAG
- a CDS encoding plasmid mobilization protein, which produces MSAKNVDRHNRFRSITVGFRVSPEENEEIKRAVALSGLSKQEYCYRRCMERNVVVQGNPRVFKALRNQMTEILEELKRIERVSELSDEFLATLKLVAETYNGLEEKKEP; this is translated from the coding sequence TTGTCAGCTAAAAATGTAGACAGGCACAACCGTTTTCGCAGTATCACCGTAGGATTCCGTGTATCGCCTGAAGAAAATGAGGAAATCAAGCGGGCGGTAGCATTATCGGGACTTTCAAAGCAGGAATACTGTTACCGGCGGTGTATGGAGCGGAATGTGGTTGTGCAAGGCAATCCGAGGGTGTTCAAGGCGCTTAGGAATCAAATGACGGAGATTTTGGAGGAACTGAAACGGATAGAGCGTGTTTCAGAACTGTCGGATGAATTTCTTGCAACGCTCAAGCTGGTTGCGGAAACTTATAACGGTCTTGAAGAAAAGAAAGAGCCTTAA
- a CDS encoding AAA family ATPase, which yields MQDVAVEEVQWLLYPFIPYGKITIIQGDPGEGKTTLVLQIIARLTKGEPIVNEAAKVPVNIIYQTAEDGLSDTIKPRLLSADADCSKVLVIDDRDVPLTMRDIRLEQAIIETNAKLVVLDPIQGFLGADVDMHRANEIRPVMKHIAELAEKYQCAIILIGHMNKSGIGKSAYRGLGSIDFQAAARSVLIVGRIKEEPEIRVVCQVKSSLAPEEKSIAFKLSEENGFEWIGEYDVTADDLLSGAAKGTKKQVAMDFLENTLSNGPMAQSEIMRIAAEKGISEKTLRNAKEALKVQSKRFNNQWHWSLE from the coding sequence ATGCAGGATGTTGCGGTGGAAGAAGTACAATGGCTACTGTATCCGTTTATCCCGTATGGAAAAATAACAATTATTCAGGGCGACCCCGGTGAAGGGAAAACAACGCTGGTACTGCAAATTATTGCACGGCTTACCAAAGGCGAACCCATCGTAAACGAAGCCGCAAAAGTGCCTGTCAATATAATTTATCAAACCGCAGAGGATGGGTTGTCGGATACCATCAAACCTCGGCTGTTATCCGCTGATGCGGATTGCTCGAAAGTGCTTGTGATTGATGATAGAGATGTACCGCTTACCATGCGTGATATTCGGCTGGAGCAGGCTATCATTGAAACAAATGCCAAACTCGTGGTGTTAGACCCCATACAAGGTTTCTTAGGTGCAGATGTGGATATGCACCGGGCAAACGAAATCCGGCCTGTTATGAAGCATATTGCAGAACTGGCTGAAAAGTACCAATGTGCCATTATTTTAATCGGGCACATGAATAAATCCGGTATCGGCAAGTCGGCATACAGAGGACTCGGCTCCATAGATTTTCAAGCCGCCGCAAGAAGCGTCTTGATTGTCGGCAGAATTAAGGAGGAGCCGGAAATACGGGTAGTCTGTCAAGTGAAAAGCTCGCTTGCACCCGAAGAAAAATCCATTGCTTTCAAATTGAGCGAAGAAAACGGTTTTGAATGGATAGGTGAATATGATGTTACGGCAGACGATTTGCTTTCCGGTGCAGCAAAAGGCACGAAAAAACAGGTGGCAATGGATTTTCTTGAAAATACCCTGTCAAACGGTCCGATGGCACAATCTGAGATTATGCGGATTGCCGCTGAAAAAGGCATATCCGAAAAAACCTTGAGAAATGCGAAAGAGGCGTTAAAGGTACAGTCGAAACGCTTCAATAATCAGTGGCATTGGAGCTTGGAATAA
- a CDS encoding plasmid mobilization protein has protein sequence MRERNHKMTLRLNDKEAELLNKKSQMVGVSKEQYLRMLLLGVKPKEKPTADFYNMTRELNAIGNSINQIAKVANAKGFIQVQAYEENVKKLNEVLLELSRYQILPERGDEAWLLQEYGL, from the coding sequence ATGAGGGAAAGAAACCACAAAATGACGCTCCGTCTCAACGATAAAGAGGCGGAGCTGTTGAATAAAAAATCACAAATGGTCGGTGTTTCTAAAGAGCAATATTTGCGGATGCTGCTTTTGGGAGTGAAGCCAAAGGAAAAACCAACAGCAGATTTTTATAATATGACACGGGAGTTGAATGCGATTGGAAACAGCATCAATCAGATTGCAAAGGTGGCAAATGCAAAAGGCTTTATTCAGGTTCAGGCTTATGAGGAAAATGTGAAAAAGCTCAACGAGGTGCTGCTGGAGCTTTCCAGATACCAGATACTTCCCGAAAGGGGTGATGAAGCATGGCTACTACAAGAATATGGTCTATAA
- a CDS encoding TnpV protein: MKSIYEQMGGTYKQCGDYLIPDLTILEEKFTIGKYGRARERYLKEYRRCHYSYLLSTGNLSEHLHEVDVQARKILKQFISAAEKSAPDKATHQMEWVGHFNNVKASAEEVINHELIYV, translated from the coding sequence ATGAAATCAATTTATGAACAAATGGGCGGTACTTACAAACAATGCGGTGATTACTTGATTCCGGATTTAACAATTTTAGAGGAAAAATTCACCATCGGGAAATATGGCAGGGCAAGGGAGCGATACCTTAAAGAGTATAGAAGATGTCATTACAGCTATCTTCTATCAACAGGAAATCTGTCCGAACATCTGCATGAAGTCGATGTTCAGGCACGGAAAATTTTAAAACAATTTATTAGTGCGGCAGAGAAATCTGCGCCTGATAAGGCGACACATCAAATGGAGTGGGTAGGACATTTTAATAACGTAAAAGCCTCTGCAGAAGAGGTCATAAATCACGAGCTGATTTATGTGTGA
- a CDS encoding complexin-2, producing MKNVQISYELFVKLLLYHLAEDYDDTEEIAKGLQDKLDSMIRHQHYTEYKTAETEEEKQAARQKYLDTVGMHKDFRW from the coding sequence ATGAAAAATGTTCAAATCAGTTATGAACTGTTTGTCAAATTATTACTGTATCATCTGGCAGAAGATTATGATGATACAGAAGAAATTGCAAAAGGTCTGCAAGATAAGCTGGACTCCATGATACGGCATCAGCATTATACTGAGTATAAAACAGCCGAAACCGAAGAAGAAAAACAAGCGGCAAGGCAGAAATATTTGGATACGGTTGGTATGCACAAGGATTTTAGGTGGTAA